A stretch of the Papaver somniferum cultivar HN1 chromosome 6, ASM357369v1, whole genome shotgun sequence genome encodes the following:
- the LOC113290610 gene encoding uncharacterized protein LOC113290610 has product MDKLFSLAVGHKETIREYADRWHKICQAIGNVDPVVVTNCYKWGLDMMSPLFVEIHGSVPKTKGDLEVIIEKHARLEEIKRENPRAQTQRSYRTNSVEQDSGSKRGGSTERPNEDKRGRRDDRRHDDRKFKDQVFTKLNTNYTRILREIKDRENLECPWSKGKQPPRSEKSRDYCEYHCFNGHQTENCKNLKIMIQKLIDAGDLKQYLQKADIEERAKRNRQVPDGNRTLNTISCSEATGPLLTAQIGKRLRKQFEYYCELYKIDGVEVDEHEHWMNAPITFDAEDVEDEMEDHNDPLVLTLPIAGCNIRKVLIDGGSSVNVLFYDTFKRMELNEEQLMSSYYTVYGFNGGSNEAFGRYCVTSKRRTNEG; this is encoded by the coding sequence ATGGACAAACTCTTTTCATTGGCAGTCGGACACAAAGAAACCATCAGAGAATATGCTGATaggtggcacaagatctgccaagcaaTAGGGAACGTAGATCCAGTGGTGGTCACCAATTGTTACAAGTGGGGATTGGATATGATGAGTCCATTGTTCGTCGAGATTCATGGAAGTGTCCCCAAAACCAAAGGAGATCTCGAAGTTATCATCGAAAAGCACGCCAGGTTGGAAGAAATCAAGCGGGAAAATCCCAGAGCCCAAACTCAAAGGTCTTATCGGACGAACTCAGTAGAGCAAGATAGCGGATCAAAGAGGGGCGGTTCAACTGAACGTCCTAACGAAGATAAGAGAGGACGAAGGGATGATCGAAGGCACGACGACCGAAAATTTAAAGACCAAGTTTTTACGAAGCTCAACACCAACTACACTCGCATCCTAAGGGAGATTAAGGATCGAGAGAACTTAGAGTGTCCTTGGTCCAAAGGGAAGCAGCCACCACGATCCGAGAAATCTAGAGACTACTGTGAGTACCACTGCTTCAATGGGCATCAGACTGAAAATTGCAAGaacctcaagataatgattcaaaagctGATTGATGCTGGTGATCTCAAGCAATACTTACAGAAGGCCGACATCGAAGAGAGGGCTAAGCGTAACAGGCAAGTCCCCGACGGTAATCGAACGCTCAACACTATATCTTGCTCTGAAGCCACTGGACCATTACTAACTGCCCAAATAGGCAAAAGGTTAAGGAAGCAATTTGAATATTACTGTGAGTTGTACAAAATCGATGGAGTAGAAGTGGACGAACACGAACACTGGATGAACGCTCCAATAACTTTCGATGCTGAGGATGTAGAGGATGAAATGGAAGATCACAACGACCCCTTGGTTCTCACATTACCCATCGCAGGGTGCAATATCAGGAAGGTCCTCATTGATGGAGGGAGCTCGGTCAATGTattgttctatgacacgttcaaacgaaTGGAGCTGAATGAAGAGCAATTGATGTCTTCGTACTACACCGTATACGGATTCAATGGGGGCTCCAACGAAGCCTTTGGGAGATATTGTGTTACAAGTAAACGCAGGACCAATGAAGGTTGA